The following coding sequences lie in one bacterium genomic window:
- a CDS encoding Rieske 2Fe-2S domain-containing protein: protein MSDRWFRVCKRSDLKPGQARSITILGRPFAVFDVNGELYGLDAACKHMRANLGAGKLQGSVIECYMHRWRYDVTTGKCLTNSGLDTSTRSVKVENGDVWISVEWPDD, encoded by the coding sequence ATGAGCGACCGCTGGTTCAGAGTCTGCAAGCGTTCCGATCTCAAGCCCGGGCAAGCGCGCAGTATCACAATTCTGGGCAGGCCATTTGCGGTGTTTGACGTGAATGGGGAATTGTACGGACTCGATGCGGCCTGCAAGCATATGCGTGCAAATCTGGGCGCAGGGAAGTTGCAGGGATCCGTCATCGAGTGCTACATGCATCGATGGCGGTATGACGTGACGACTGGCAAGTGTCTGACCAATTCAGGTCTGGACACGTCGACGCGTTCAGTGAAGGTCGAGAACGGCGATGTCTGGATATCGGTCGAATGGCCAGATGATTAA